In Dehalogenimonas sp. THU2, the sequence TCCCATACGAGGTCAGTCCTTAAACTTGGTTATGGCTAAACAAGCGTAGTGCGACCGGTAGTTGTGGATCGGGCTTTCGCCGAAGCCGTTCCAGAAGTCCAGTAGATAGCGATTGTAATCTTGGTACTCCTGCTCCCGGACACCTAACAGGCAATCCGCGAAAATCCTGATACAGGCATCCTTGGCTCCCCACAAGACGATGACCGATGGCGGGATGGATTCTTCACGTTCCATCCTGAACGATTCCACTCTTAGCCTTGCGAGCTTCAAGTTGATAAACCAGAAGTGGCCACCACCGGCGCTATGAGAGCCGACGAAGATGTCTTTTCCTTCGAGTTCACTGAGAATTTCCATGAGACGAATTGCCGCTATCGGTTGCTTCCGTCGCAACGGCACCTGGGCAGCCCTTTGGCCGAGCCTCACCGTCGTTTTCGGTTCCGGCTCCTTAAGTTTGACGCCTTGGAATAGATCAAGCTGACCTGGCATTTTTTCCTCTCCTTCGGATATTAGGGATGGGGTATCCCTTTGAATCGAGATGATTTATCGATCAAGCTACCAGGACGAGTTGGGCACCGCTTTCGATCCGTTGCAGCTCGTCTGCAACGGCGCCGTTGGGCAATGACTCGCGTACTGCCTTTATCGAGCTTCGTATATAGTCGATGCGTCCGATACTACTCGTGAGGTGAGCAAGGCGCTCATCGATGTACTGCGGGATGTCGGCAATGCCTCTGGCCGCGATAGCCACCAGCCTGGCTTGTTCAAGCGGTTCGGCAGCCTGATCGATGAATTCTTCGACCATGTCCATCGCTTCGCTGACTTTGAGAGCACTCCATTTGATAGGCAAAGTTACACCTCCATTCGGGCATAGTAGCCCTTCTTATTTGCCGGCATTGATGACCCTGTGCCGGCGGACAGGGATCCCCTGGGCTAATATTCGTCTGGGAATAGAATCGTCGTCGCCGACCGGTCGGCCTCGGTGATAATCCAGATATTGGGCAATCCCGCGGCCGTGTACGCTGAAAGTAGCCTGAAACCCTGCTTCAGGCTTAGTTCGTTCTCCCGCTTATCAGCCTCATCGAGGTCGCCCCAATCACGTTTGGCATGGCGGTTCAGGGAGCGTCGCATGAACTCGGCAAACTCTTGATTCTCACCGGCCAGGGCGAAAACTCCCCGGGTGGCCACCACTTGGCCTAATGAGATGGTGGGATTGGTTACAAGTAGTGCATCCATATTGTCATCTCTTTCGTTAACTTTATTTCCTTTTGTGATTGGATTGCCCATTCAATCAAAACGAAAGGGGATGTTCCCGCCGCTTGGGGTAGGAATATCCCCTTACAAAAAGAAAGCACAAAAAGAGGCTGTGACACCTCTTTCTGTGCGGCTGTTTTGCGAGTTCAAGCGTTCAAGTTTCAGACTTGCAGGCTACGGCGACTGGTTCTTTCGCCTTGCTGGGCTTCTTGGCCTTCGGCTTCTCCGCCTTGGTGATGGCCTCGGCTTCGGCGACGGCTTGGGCGACTTCCTCGGCGGGTACTGGCTCGACTGTCGGTTCCGGCGCGACCGCTTCGGCTGTCTCGGCCTTCGACTCGGCAGGTTCGGCGGGCGGGGGTGTTTCGGCTTTCGCGGGTTCGGCGGTCTTGGCCGTGTCCGCCGGCTTTTTCCCTTCCGGCAGAAGCATCGGCATGACCACCAGCTCATAGTCCGGCGTGGTGAAAAGTATCGGCGACCTTGCGTCCTTGACCTTAAGCTCGACCATCCCGCCAGAGGCTCTTAATGCTTCGGCGAGATATCCGCCGTCAAGCCTTACCTTGATAGGTTCGCCGGTGGTGTCGGCGGGTATCTCCGCCGTCCCCTTGTCGTCGGTGCTAGAGACGACCATCTTGCCGTCTCCGATGATAAGGTCTAAGGCGTAGGCTTTGACATTGGCGACGACCCTAAGTGAGCTAACCGCCTTCATCGCTTCGTTGGTATCGAAGCTGGCGCGGGTACTTGCTTCGGCGGGTATCAGCTTCTCATAGTCCGGGAAGCTCCCGCCGCATCCCCGCCACGTGTAGCGGATTAGCTCCGTGTCGAGGACTAGGCTCATGGGGTCTTTGTCGCCGTTCTTTTCCAGCGACAGCCTTACCCGCCGCGCCCGTCGAAGAGCGCCGGTGACGCCTTTAAGGTCATCGCGGCTAATAAGCACCTGTCCCTCATCCCCGTCGAAAGGTAGCTTCATCGCGGCGAGTCGGTAGCCATCGGCACTCACTAAGGTGAGCTTGCCGTCTTTCACCTGAAAGAGAACACATTGGAGAATGGGGCGGGCGGTCTCATCCGAGGTGAAGGGCAGTACCCTTGAAAGGGCGTCCGATAGCTCCGTCGCGCCGAGGTTGGGGCTGACCGAGTTCGAGGGGCTTACCCTGATGTCGCACAGGGTAAGGGGTGTCTTTTCGCCGACCCAGGCCATGTGTTCGAGGTAGCTGGTATTGGCTCCGCAGACCACCTTAAGGCATTTTCCGGCGACCCGCGATACGCTGGCATCGCCGTTAGACGGGACTATCTTGACGATATTCGACCCGCCTAAAGACTTAAGATAGGTGAGAAAGCCTTTCCGCCCGATTGTAAGGTCAAGAAGCATCGCCCTTTCGGCGAGTGTTCTCGATAAGGCGTTGACCAGTACCGCCTTGTGCGCTAAAAAGCCCTGACCTGAACGCTTGCCCTCGATATTCAGTTGTTCGATTGTCCGACCCCCTCTTGCTATCCGATAGGTGGGCAACTCCATCGGCTTCGCCTAGTAGTAAGCTATCGGCTACCCGCAATTCGCTGGCATAGCCGAAGCTCCCACTGTATTAGTTGCGAAATTGGCCTGTTTTGTGACATCCGAAAACAGAGATTGTTGTTCACGGCGCCGGAAACGGCAGAGAGATTGGCGCTCCGTTTCATCTAAAGGCAACCCATCCCGCCGCTTTTCGGCGATGGCGATTAGCCTGTCGGGACATTGGAGTAAGAAGGTGCTGGCATCCAGCCAGGCATCGAGGTCCAACGCCCTGTCATCGGCAATTAGATCGCCGAGTTCGGTAGTGTTGCCTTCATCGTCTATGACCGGCCTGTTGAGACTATCGAGCTTGACCGCTTTGGGACAAGCCGCAAACAGCCAGTCCTCTTTACACTTCCGCCGCTGTGCCTTGCTACAGTCCCCGCAGGTAAGGCCGTTGTCTATCCGGTAACGCTTCCGCCAATACAGGGCTTGGGCGCGGCTGGCGATACGGTACATCGCCGCTTCGGTGAACGGATGGTGGCCGTTATGCCGTTCCACATCGGCAAGGGTGATGATGATGTCGTGAAGAAGGTCATCCCGTTCATCCGGCTTGGCCTTACCGCTGAACTTCGATGCTATGGTATAGAATGTAAGCCAGTTGCCGGAAAGATGATCGTAGCCGTTGCCGAAGATATTGGCTTGCTTTGGCCTTGAGCTTCGATTAGACTTGAAACCACGCAAGGCGCTTGTCTTAGTGGTCCGACAGGTGGCGACCTTTCCGCACCATCGGCAAACGCCTTGCCTTTCTTTTAGCACCCATACCCTATGACACCGGCTACAGAAGCCCCCAGGCCGGTTCTGTTCCCCCGCTACTGTTACGCTTGAACTCACGCTTTCCCCCTTTCGGGCAAGCGTTCAGGTCAAGGCTTTTCGTGTTCAGTTGTTAAGGTGCGTTTTGCGTGTTTTTCCAGCTTCATTGTCAAACAAAAAGTCATTTTGAACACTCCGAAGAACTAGCTGTATTTACGCCCTCTCCACCGTGGACTGTTTGACAAACGGAGAACAAATCACATCCAAGTTTGAATTTTCGCATAGGGACGTCTGCGAGTAAGACAAACATTAACTGGATGAACACTCTCTACTTGGGATCGGAAACATGTATTGCTTCATAAAAGCCCTTCGGTCTACAATGCTAAGGAGTTCTTGCGCTGTATACGGATCAGGCTACATCGGATTAACTTACATACACAGTAGGAGGTCTAAAATGATGGTCTATGATAAGGGCGCAAAGAACCACCCAACTGGTGATGAAATCCTTTCTTTATTGACCAGATTACCCGGCGCAGTCGGAAGTCTTGTTTTTGCGTTTCCAGGCAGTCGGTCAGAAAATGATGCGTGGCTGGATTTGTGGTTTCTCGAACGTAACCGAAAATATTTCAATCAAGCGATCACTGACGAGGATAAATGTCTTATTCACGAGACATTTCCTACCCTGAGTCAAGGTGCACTTGCTGAACCAGTACGCCTAAAATCTATCGAGCCTCACTACTTCAGAGGATTTCGTTCGCTTCAGCAACCGATTGACGTGGATGGAAATCTAGTTGTGTTTGAGGGGCGAAACAGCTCTGGCAAAACAAGCCTTGCAGAGGCGCTCGAGTGGCTATTTACCGGCCAGCTATCAAGACGTGAAAACAAAGAATTGGGTAGTCCGCGAGAATTAGAAAAATGCATTGGGAATGAGTTTCGTCCGGAAAACCATCAGACTTGGGTCAAGGCAACTTTTACTTTCAGGGAGGATGAAAAGACCAGACCACTCACCATGTGTCGGGTTTTAAAGTGCGACTACGGATCTACTTTGGAATCAAAGTGTAACTCCACGCTTTCAATAGATGATGTTGAGCTTTCAAGGGAGGAAGAGTTACAAGAGCTAGATCGGTTATTTGCTTCCGAAACCCCTTTGCTGATGCAACATACGCTACGGGATTTTGTGCAAAATAACCCCCGCGACCGCCGGAAATACTTTGAACGTTTATTAAAACTTGAAGAATTGACTGATCTGATTGGAAAGGCGGTTGTAGGCCCTGTTCGTTTGAAAGAGTTCTTGAGCCCGACGGAGAGTAGGGCCTTAAAAGACTTACATACTCTTGAAGGATTGATAGATAATGACAAGTCAAAAAAGGCTTGTGGTCAGCTATATCAGAGCAAAGAGGGCGATCTCTTAGAGAGAATACGTCAGTCTCTCATGAAAGTCGCACGCCAAGAGGTTATTGGAGTAGTAAGTGAAACCACCGAATTCGACCAGATTTGCACAATCTTTCAACAAGAACAGGAAAAGGCCAAACAGAAATCGTTCCCCCTTCTAGATAAATTGCGTCCGAAAAGGTTGCTCGATACCCATACGAAAATGGATTATACCAAGGAAACAGAAGACA encodes:
- a CDS encoding DNA polymerase III subunit beta; protein product: MELPTYRIARGGRTIEQLNIEGKRSGQGFLAHKAVLVNALSRTLAERAMLLDLTIGRKGFLTYLKSLGGSNIVKIVPSNGDASVSRVAGKCLKVVCGANTSYLEHMAWVGEKTPLTLCDIRVSPSNSVSPNLGATELSDALSRVLPFTSDETARPILQCVLFQVKDGKLTLVSADGYRLAAMKLPFDGDEGQVLISRDDLKGVTGALRRARRVRLSLEKNGDKDPMSLVLDTELIRYTWRGCGGSFPDYEKLIPAEASTRASFDTNEAMKAVSSLRVVANVKAYALDLIIGDGKMVVSSTDDKGTAEIPADTTGEPIKVRLDGGYLAEALRASGGMVELKVKDARSPILFTTPDYELVVMPMLLPEGKKPADTAKTAEPAKAETPPPAEPAESKAETAEAVAPEPTVEPVPAEEVAQAVAEAEAITKAEKPKAKKPSKAKEPVAVACKSET